gtgtcgaaaaaccaaaaaaaaaaaaaaaaaaaaaaaaagttatatgtctgtttgtgtgtctgcCTGTTGGTATGTACGTGTAAGgtgctggtgccctcagaggccagaagagggcgttggatcccccgaagctggagttacaggtggggtGAGCCtcttgatatgggtgctgggaatcgaactccagtcctctgcatcTCTCGAGCCCCTGGGGTCCACACTTGTGTCTTTACAGTGTATGTCCCTGATGGTGGCTACAGCTATCTGACTGCTGATGCCAGTGAGTTCCTGCACAGCCTCACGATGCCTGGGGTTGCTGTGGCCCAGATCGTCCACTCCCAGGTGGAGGTGAGACCTGCCTGCCCCTCAACAGGTGCCTGTTGGGTACTTGAGGTGAGGTGAGATGTGGGCTCCAGAGAAAGAAATACCCTGTGTTTGGAACAGTGTACCTATGAGTTAAGGTGCCAtctctattttaattaattattaactatctttttttatttaatttacttatttttgagatatcatctcatgaagcccaggctgacttcaaagtTGGTTTGTctcccaggatgaccttgaactttttctctgtgtagccctgacctggaactcgctttgtagacaaggctgaccttgaaatcacagagatccacctgcctctgcctcttgagtgctgagatgaagGGTGTGCATTGCACGTTAAGATATCCTAGAGGCACTGGAGGCTCAGAGATGCTAAGGCACTTATTCAAGGCCACAGAGCCAGGGAGCTAAGTCAGAAGCCAGGGAGACCTTTCTGCAGGGTCTCCGTGGAGACAGACATATGTGGATCTGGGTTAGTTCCCATGATGCTGGGGAACCGGACAGATGGAGTTCAGAGGTTGCTCTTGGGATAGGAGTAGCTGGATCTATGGGATGAGGAAAGTTCTTTAGCTTAGGCCAGGCCAGGTCTAGAGGGGGATCTGGCTGGTTGAGGTTTCTGGAATGCAGTGGGTCTTTATGCTTCCCACCCAGATATTTATTTCTAAGGGAGAATTAAGGTAACCCTTGGCCCTGGCCTTCATCTTCCCTGATTTTCTTCCCTGGCCTCACaggagccacggctgctagaggCTACGTGCTCCGTCATCAGCTGCCTGCTGGAGGGTCCTGTACACCTGGGGCCTCGGAGTGTCCTGCAGCACTGTCACCTGAGGGTGAGGCCCGACAGCGTGGGCCAGGGGGAGCAGATGGGGGTGCCATTGCTCAGCGTTTGTTTGGATGTCCCATGTACCTGCTTCCCCCCCTCAAGATGCCTGCCCCCTTCCTCTCAGGGCCCCATTCATATTGGTGCTGGCTGCTTTGTGAGTGGCCTGGATACTGTCCACTCCGAGGCGCTGCATGGCCTGGAGCTCCGTGACCTCATCCTGCAGGGACACCATGTGCGGATGCATGGCTCCCTGGGCCGAGTGTTTACTCTTGTTGGCCGTCTGGACAGCTGGGAAGTAGGCATCTACCTCATGTTCCTTTGCCTCCATCTTCTGACTTTGGGGAGTCCCCGGGGGTCTGGCTCTGTCACAGGGGTCTCAGAGCACTGGCCTTTGGGATAGACTGTGTGTGTCGGGGGATGGCCAGATGTCTCAGTAGACCTTAGAGAATTTTATCCCCATTTTAGAGGCTGGTCATTGAGGGTTAAAGGAGGTAGCTTGCCTTGGGTCCTGTGGCCAATAATGGCCCCCATCAGGAGTAGAACTCAGGAGTCTGCTCTAAATCCTAGGTATTTGGGCGGAAGTGTTAAAGTGGTCTAAAAGAAcctgttcctgtgtgtgtctctctcttccagtCCCTTTTGGAGTATCTGTTCCCCAGCCTCTGGCCTGGTGTCCCCTATTCCCTTTCAAAGGCCCCTGCATTCCTgactgcttcttcctcttcccccagaGACAGGGGGCAGGCATGTATCTCAACATGTCCTGGAATGAGTTCTTCAAGAAGACAGGCATTCGGTAAGCACGCTGGATGCTCCAGCAGGCCTCTGTGGGCCTCGGCAGCCAATGTGGCTGCTGCTTTGAAGCTTCTTCCTGAGCAGCCCTGTCCGGTCCTCTTCCCACCCTGCCAGGCCTAGTATGGTTTGGAACAGCTGGATTCTCTCCAGCACTTCTCCCTGTGCAGCTCTGATTCCCTGGTTGTGCTGTGTTTAGACTCCGGGATTTTGTATTCAGTATCTTAGGCAAGGTGACAGGGCAGCCTAGCCTCCCCCCCTCGTCATACACTGCTGCCTCCCATGGAGAGTATGTGGTCGTCCCCCCCCCTCCCGTGAGTTGACAGACAGGCCAGGGtttgggaggagacaggagcctgAGTTTCCTCCTCACTAATGCACCTCTCCGCACCCCAGAGACTGGGACCTGTGGGATCCAGACACGCCCCTCTCAGCTCGATGCCTTCTCAATGCCCGCCTTTTCCCCGTGCTCCACCCCACGAGGGCCCTGGGGCCCCAGGACTTGCTGTGGATGCTGTACCCCCAGGAGGACAGAGGTGAGGCCCTGCGGGCCTGGCGAGCCTCTTGGCGCTTGTCCTGGGAGCAGCTGCAGCCTTGCCTGGACCGGGCTGCCACCCTGGAATCCCGTCGGGATCTGTTCTTCTGCCAGGCCTTGCAGAAGGCCCGGCATGTGCTAGAGGCCCGGCGGGACCTCTGCCTACGCCCACTGATCCGGGCCGCTGTTGGGGAAGGTTGCTCTGGACCCCTGCTGGCCACACTGGACAAGGGTGGGTATGCTAGGTGTTAATAATAAAGGAATTGAGTTTAGTTTTTAGAAAGCTTCATCCTTGTTAGTAAGGCTTTTAGTGGGAGATGGAGGCCCGGTTGCTAAGCCTCTGGGTCCTTATGGCATCTGCAGGCCTATGTGTTTTGTATTGAGTGCCAGGATGGGGGTGTAGAGCTCCAGCAGGGACCTGGCATACGGGCAGCTCCCCCACACTGTAGATGGACCATATGGCCTGGTGGCTAAGATTCTTAGCCTTATAGAAAGTGCCTCATTAGTGGCCCTGAGAAGATTGGAACCTTGTCCCTGTTTGTCACTTACCCATAGCTACACAGCCAGTTGAGACTAAGACTTGAACCCACATGGTTTGACCCCTgaactcttttaaaaatcatttatttaagctgggtggtggtggtatatgcctttaaccccagtgctcgggaggcagaggcaggtgggtctatctatgagttccaggccagccaggtctacagagtgagttccaggacaggcaccaaaacttcacagagaaaccctgtcttgaaaaaacaaaacattttaaaaatgtatttgtgtgtgtgtacacaaaatgCGTGCATGTACTATTAGAAGACAACTTGTTCTCTCTTTCACCATATGGGTGCCAGcggttgaattcaggttgtcaggtttgggaGCAAGTGCATTTACCCCAAGCCCCCTGGCCGACCCAAGCCTGAACTCTGAACCACTCCGATGTCTCAGGCAGCAGTGGAGGATGCGTTTGGGCTGGGGCTAGCAGAGTAAAACCTTTGCCAGGTAGAGTAGGGTGCATTCACAGGCAGGGGCGCATCTTGACCAAAGCTGGTAGGAACGAGGAATCTGGAGTAGCTGGGGGCTGTCGAGACTGGGGGGCAGAGTGTTCGAGGCCAGCAGCCTTCTCGTCTGAACCCCCTAACTCCTGGTCCCTCAGTTGCAGCTGAGGCCGAAGACCCTGGTGTGGCAGCCCGGGCTCTGGCTTGTGTGGCAGACGTGCTGGGCTGCATGGCAGAGGGCCAAGGAGGCTTGCGCAGTGGGCCAGCGGCCAACCCTGAGTGGGTTCAGCCTTTCTCGTACTTGGAATGTGGAGACCTGGTGAGGGGTGTGGAGGCGCTTGCTCAGGAAAGGGACAAGTGGCTGAGCAGGTGGGTGTTAGTCAGTGGGAACCCTTTGAGAAGCCATGGGTGGAAGGGTGTCCTGATGGTGGAAACTCAGAGAGAGGGTGTGCAAACTGACCGAGACAGGCAGTCTACCCCCAGCTGGGGGCTCCGTGCGACCGGCCATCTTCCCTCCTGTCAGGCCTGCCTTGCTGGTTCGAGCTGCCCGCCACTATGAAGGGGCTGAGCAGATCCTGATCCGCAAGGCTGTGATGACAGCCCAGCACTTTGTCTCTACCCAGCCCGTGGAGCTGCCAGCACCTGGGCAGTGGGTAGTGACCGAGTGCCCAGCCCGTGTGGATTTCTCTGGTGAGTCCCTTGGGTGAGGTACGGGTAACTTCCTCAGAGCCAGGCTGGCAGGCTCCGTGACCACCTTGTTGAACTGCGGCAGGTGGCTGGAGTGACACCCCCCCCATCGCCTATGAGCTTGGTGGAGCAGTGCTGGGCCTGGCTGTGAGGGTGGATGGCCGCCGGCCCATCGGGGCCAAGGCGCGTCGCATCGCGGAGCCTGAGCTGTGTCTGTCAGTGGGGCCTCGACAGGATGAGATGACCACGAAGATAGTGTGCCAGAGCCTGGACGACCTGAAAGATTACTGCCAGCCTCACGCCCCAGGTCAGGACAACTAGGACATTGTCAGGTAGAGATGGCAGCCACAGCCAGCTGGGATGGGGgcagaactcaagagatccatccACAGAGGACTGCAGACTACCGGGGACCTACCTTAGGGCTAGCCAGTATGTGTGAGGGGCCCTGGAAGACTAGAAAGAGCTGGCAGTCACCCTTCTTAGGTACACACTGGCACAGGACAAAGTGGCACATTTGCCTGTGGTAAGAGAGCCTAGATGTCCTTTTCTGGTTTGAGGAGGGGACCTGCGTTGTCCTACCAGAGGAGCTCCGTCTCGGGCTGGGAAATGGCAGTGGAGGTGGGCTAAGTGGTGGCCTAGGGGTGCACTTCCTTCCTTTGTGCTCACCCCTCAGGGGCCTTGCTGAAGGCAGCCTTCGTCTGTGCCGGTATTGTGCACGTCCAGTCAGCGGTCCCTCTGCATGAACAGTTGTTACAGTCCTTTAATGGTGGCTTTGAGCTGCACACCTGGTCAGAGCTGCCCCATGGCTCAGGTCTTGGTGAGTAAGCCCTGGGCCCCTGCTGtctacccccccttttttttttttgtctcaactCCTCAGTCTTGCTTATGATCCTGGACCCTGGCCTCTGTGCAGCGGAAAGAGTGGGGTGGGACCGGGCAGAAGTGATTCATGACTGGTGTCCTGTGTTTTGCAGGCACCAGCAGCATCCTGGCAGGGGCTGCCCTGGCTGCCTTGCAGCGGGCTGCAGGCCAGGCCGTGGATACAGAGGCCTTGATCCATGCAGTGTTGCACCTGGAGCAGATGCTCACCACAGGTAAGGTGGTCTAGGGTGGTGGAGAATGCTGACGTTTTTCATAGACCCTGTAGGGTGGGCTCCCTAGATTTACCAGTAGCCACCTAACTGTGGCTGTACTACTCTGTAAAATGGTCATAGCTTATCACTTTGATTTCTGATGCTTTCCAACTTGGAAGTGTTTTATCTCAAAGGAGCTAATGTCCCATGAATGCCTACTTGAGGGCTAAAAGCTATTGTTCCTTTTGAGTTTTGTGTATGAGCGTTTTGGCTGCCTGTATGTAAGTGCACCTTGTCTGGGGCCCAGAGAGTGCAGAGGAGGGTGCTGGatgccttagagctggagttaacagacggcaatgagccaccatatgggcgatgagaactgaacccaggcacTCTGaaagtaaatgctcttaactgctgagccatctctccggccccactGCGCCTTTCTTTTGTTATTGGGTACCTGTGGTGCCAGATGGTCTTTATGACTACCCCACTCCAGGCTGTCCTTCAGAATCTGTAGCACAGATCTGGGTTTGGAGGATGGATCTTCAGTCTTCCTTCTGGCAAGTTGACATTCTCTTGTGCTACGAACATTAGTGTCCCACTGTTCCCTATATGGTAGAACAATGAGGGCCACCTAAGACTACACTCTGAGACGGTCTTGGCACCAGACTTCTCCTCCTGGCCATTAAGGCACGTGGAAGCTAAGCATAATATAAAGCAGCCACACATTTGTCTGGTTCTAGATCATAGACTGTTCTGTTCACTCAGGGGTTTCATCTCTGGTCTAATTTGAAGGAAACTGCCTCAAGGCTGTCTGGGATTTTCTCCAACTCCTCTGTAGTCCTACCCTGGTACCGACTCACATCCCACAACAGGCAGTCATTAGCAAGAATTAGATATGGGAGCTTTCAGTTTCCTTTTGAGGTGTGCCATTCAAGTTCTTCATTTGGTCAACTGACATTGATTGATAATCTACTGTATGGGGGCCTGGGGATAAAATGAGCAAAAATATGTCCTTTTGAGAAAGTCATGGGATGTAAGGGACCTAGACACCAATCAGTAGCCACTGGGGTGACTGTATCCTTTGCAGCTGCACCCAGTGCTCTGAAGAAGGGTCTAGTCTGGTTCTCGACATTTCCAGCTCTATCTTATATTGTGGCTGGAAAGTCTTAGATGCTTCTTGCCATGTGCATTCTGTACTTTAGATTCTTAAATGCTGAGGGACTGAAGGTTAGAGAGACAGTGAGTAGAGCACCCGCTgggcaaacatgaggacctgacgGTAGATCCCTGTCCCGGTGTGAACATCTAGGTGTGAAAGCATGTGCTTATGCCCTGTACTGGGAGGTGGGTGCAAGAGAAccccagggctcactggccagccaattgatgagctccaggtggtggaggggctggagagttcctagctcacagccacctgtaaatccagctccaagggatctgacaccctcttctgatctcttggGGCACAgcattcatgtgtacatacctacacctacacacacctacacacacacacacttaaaacataaaatctttttggttttttgagacagggtttctctgtgtagccctgcctgtcctgaactcactctgtagaccaggctggcctcgaactcacagatccacctgcctctgcctcctcgatgggattaaaggcatgtgccactaccacctggccataaaatcatttttaaaaaaattaaaaagtggccgggctaccaagtgagttccaggtaaggcgcaaagctacacagagaaaccctgtctcgaaaaaccaaaaataaataaataaataaataaaaagtagacTGTTGACCTCTGACCACATGGGTACATAACCCACTCATTCATATACGTACACACCACCTCCTCAAATATCAAGGCCTGAAAACCCAAAGAAGCTTGTTTTTTTATcagattattcatttatttatctatcatttgAAGTACTGGAGCTCATGTATGCTAGggctttgagttttgtttttcttttcaagacaggttttctctgtgtagccctggctgtcctggaactcagagagatccacctgcctctgcctcccaagtgctggggttaaaggaatgtgccaccactgcccaatgagcttcttttaaaaaatattttttttgttaggtttcttatttaattttatgtgtatgggtcgtttgtctgtgtatgtctgtgcattacATGCAGtggtatctgcagaggccagaagagggtgttggattgcCCTTGGGACTTGAGTTGTTAGCCACATGTGGGCattgggaattaaacctgggtcttctggaaaggcagccagtgcttttaaccatggagctctctctctagcccccccTTTTgacttattatatatacagtgtatataTTTACTCTGTATatctttgtgtgggtatgtgtacttgtgggtgcccacagaagctGTAAGGTATTAAATCCCCTTATGctattgcaggtggttgtgagctgccacatgtgggtgctagaaaccaaattctgctcctcagaaagagcagtaaatgcttttaactgTCGAGCCATCTTTTTGCCCTCATGAACTTCCTTCCAAACACTGTAGGAAGGCAGACTGCTGGGGCACTGGCAGATTACATGCAAGTCTTATCTTCTGATGTGCCTTATCCTATTCTAATTACATGTGAGATACGCAGCAAAACTTGGGTCTTGACTGCAGCCCCTTTCTCTTTTTGGACTGGCCTGCTGTCATGGCTCACTAGTCTCAGCGAGAGTTGGGACAAGCAGTCTTCCCATTCTGGTCCCAGATAGAGGTTCAAGGCCATGAAACTGCTGGGTAAGGTTGGGCCCCAGAGGCTCCAACAGTGACAGGACTTTGGGCTCATAGGAGGTGGCTGGCAGGACCAAGTGAGTGGCCTAATGCCTGGCATCAAGGTGGGGCGTTCCCGGGCTCAGCTACCCCtaaaggtggaggtggaggaaatCCCTGTGCCTGAGGACTTTGTCCAGAAGATCAATGACCACCTGCTCCTGGTGTACACTGGCAAGACCCGACTAGCACGGAATCTGCTGCAGGTGAGCTCAGCCCCTAAGTAAGGCAGGCATTCTCTTGGCTGGGCTTGGCTGGACCCAATCCTCACTGCACCTTCCACGCCCCTCCCGCAGGATGTGCTGAGGAACTGGTATGCTCGGTTGCCTGCTGTGGTGCAGAATGCCCGCAGACTGGTGCGACAGACCGAGAAATGTGCTGAAGCTTTTCGCCAAGGTGAGCTGTTTATCCATCCAGAGGTAAATCTTGTCTCAGGACTGACACAACTCCACATATTAGACCTTTGGGGACCTCCTATTTTCTCCTTGTGGGATCCCTATTAGCATAAAACTTCTCTCATGGGAAAGGTCCTCCGACCCCATTTACCAGGAAACAGGAGGAAGAGGCTCTGGCTTGCCTGAGTTGCAGGGAAGTGGGAGCTGCACGGAGCCCCAAGAGTAAGGCTACAGAACACTGGCTGGGCTGAGCACCACGCTAATTCTTTGTGCATATCAGTCCTCAACCCTGTGCAGTTGGCCCCAACACTGGTGAAGAAGTGCCTTTTGACACTCCCTTCCCTCTGCAAAGTAATATCAAGTGAGTACCTtgtcccctccccaaccccaggaAACCTGCCTCTGTTGGGCCAGTACCTGACctcatactgggaacagaagaaGCTTATGGCCCCAGGCTGTGAGCCGCTGGCTGTGCAGCGCATGATGGATGTCCTGGCCCCTTACGTATATGGCCAAAGCCTGGCAGGGGCAGGTGGTGGGGGCTTTCTCTATCTGTTGACCAAGGAACCACGGCAGAAAGAGGCTCTGGAAGCTGTGCTGGCCAAAGCTGAGGTATGTGTTGCCATCAGGGTTGGAGTGAAATACCCCACTGTGGCCTACCAACTCATGGTCTTCCTGGCCCTGCACCAGTCCTGGGAGTTGTCTAAAGCCCTCTCAACACCTTCCATCCTATCCAGGGCCTTGGCAACTACAGTGTCCACCTGGTGGAAGTGGACGCTCAGGGCCTGAGCCTGCAGCTGCTAGGAAGTGATAACTGTCTTTGTGGGGCCGGGCCCTCTGGAGCAGGCACCACCTAGAGCTGCACTTCCCTTCAGTGGAGTTCAGTTTGCTGTTCATCACCTACCTCTTCAAGGCTGCTGCTAAGGAAGCAAGACTTGGGCAGAGGAGGCAGTGTTCTTAAACAGGACTGTACTTCATGGCTGGCAGTGGCTAAGACTTGGCCTCTACTCCATCTGGATTAAGAAAAGTCTTAACAATGGTGTCTCATGTGGACTTTACAAATTCCATGGCCCAGTATAGGCCTACTAGAGCCTTGGAAGAGATGACAATCAGACCAACCCTGATGATACACTTTTTGACATTCCATTCCCATGTTCAACTTTGATCCTAGACCTCTATTGGGGGATGGAGGGGTAGAGGTCTATTCCCAGGTCTGTGGCAATGAACAGTACAGACTACAGAAAGTTTCTGATAACCTAAGCCTTTTCCAGCAACACTCCAGACAGTGCCAAGGGAATCTAGTGGCAATGAGTTCTCAATACTGGCATTCTTGGAATAAATTCTAATTTTCAAGGTTGTCCTCAGAAAGCTCTTTCTTGTTCTTAATGGGAGTAATTCCCACTTCTGGCACTGTGGGAAGCTGCCCCTGAATTGATCCAGCTCCTGGTGCTGACAGCCCAAGAGAGGGTTGAAGTTAGGACTGAATAAAGGCTCTCGCTGTCATGTGACTGGATATGGGAAGCTGAGGTCTCATGCATTTGACTTCAGGCTTTAGGGCTACTAGTGGAATGGCCTTGCTCAAGCAGCCACCCTGTCCTAGACCCAACACAATGGCACATCTCCAAGCAGTGTTTTTACTCTGGTGTTTATTTGTGAACATCGCAGCCTTGCCTTTAGGTCCCTAGGTGCCTTCAGCTCTCACGCTGTCAGGGTCATTGTGCCTGCTGTAGTGTGAGGGTGAGAGAATGACCACTTGTGGGAAGGCTGGCTGGGTCATATGCTGCCTGCTTGGTCTTCCTCTCTCAGTTGGGAAAGGCTGTCCTAAAGCACCCTCCCCATTGCCTCCGGCCTCAATTGCTCCAGGGCAGGACTTGGAGTGGGTCCAGTCCTTGCTTTCTGGTTGTTGCGCAGTGGTGTAGTCTGGGCCCCCGGCGTACTCAAGCCAGTGGCCTTGCATGGCTCTTTGGCTGCAGCTACTTAGAAAAGAGGTCCTGACGTCTGGTGGGCCACGTGGCACCACACGGCAGCTACAGGCGCAGCCTCTTGATGTCCTCACTGCGGAAGTCGATGCGCAGAGCCAGGACCTGTCGTACTTCAGCAGGGGTGAGGCGCCACGTCAAAGGGCCAGAGTTGGCACCCCAGTAATCTAGTATCTCAGTCACCTGTGGGGAGAATTTGCTCGTTGGCAGGGGTGAGTCTATTCTGAGGGAAGCTCCTGGGCTTTCCTAAGACAAGGCAGGGACGCAGCAAGTGAGGGAGTGGCAGAGTTCCAAACTTGGCTCTGGACTCTTTGCAGTCCCTTTTCTGGGCTGGGGTGAGGGAGTCACGTACCCGCTCTAGATTGAGGATTGTGGCCATTTGTGAGAGCCGGGCGAACTTGTCTCGGATGGTCCAGGTTGTCACCGTGGTAAGGTAAGCAATGAGTGACCTCAGTTCCTTGTCAAACTGCAGACCACCTAGCTACCGGAGAATGAACACAAACCTTGTCTCTGTTAAGGCCGGCCCTATGACGAAACAGAACTAGAACCCAGTTGTCCTTAGAACTGGGAGGtaaaggctgaggagatggctcagcaggtaggagtgcttgccaccaaccctgatgatctgagttcgattcctagaacccacatggagaACCAGAAGACTGCAAGTTGTCCA
This sequence is a window from Peromyscus eremicus chromosome 5, PerEre_H2_v1, whole genome shotgun sequence. Protein-coding genes within it:
- the Fcsk gene encoding L-fucose kinase, encoding MRSRVKEPALRAPGGRRMEHPKTVDWTVIILTCQYKDSVQVFQRELEIRQKREQIPAGTLLLAVEDPQTRVGSGGATLNALLVAAEHLSARAGFTVVTSDVLNSAWILILHMGRDFPFDDCGRAFTCLPVENPQAPVEALVCNLDCLLDIMTHRLGPGCPPGVWVCSTDMLLSVPPNPGIDWDGFRGARVIAFPGSLTYALNHGVYLTDSQGFVLDIYYQGSKAELQQCVRPDGLVPLVSGVVFFSVETAEHLLATHVSPPLDACTYMGLDSGAQPVQLSLFFDILLCMAQNVNREDFLAGRLPEMGQGDIALAADYLKGARAQLWKELRDQPLTMVYVPDGGYSYLTADASEFLHSLTMPGVAVAQIVHSQVEEPRLLEATCSVISCLLEGPVHLGPRSVLQHCHLRGPIHIGAGCFVSGLDTVHSEALHGLELRDLILQGHHVRMHGSLGRVFTLVGRLDSWERQGAGMYLNMSWNEFFKKTGIRDWDLWDPDTPLSARCLLNARLFPVLHPTRALGPQDLLWMLYPQEDRGEALRAWRASWRLSWEQLQPCLDRAATLESRRDLFFCQALQKARHVLEARRDLCLRPLIRAAVGEGCSGPLLATLDKVAAEAEDPGVAARALACVADVLGCMAEGQGGLRSGPAANPEWVQPFSYLECGDLVRGVEALAQERDKWLSRPALLVRAARHYEGAEQILIRKAVMTAQHFVSTQPVELPAPGQWVVTECPARVDFSGGWSDTPPIAYELGGAVLGLAVRVDGRRPIGAKARRIAEPELCLSVGPRQDEMTTKIVCQSLDDLKDYCQPHAPGALLKAAFVCAGIVHVQSAVPLHEQLLQSFNGGFELHTWSELPHGSGLGTSSILAGAALAALQRAAGQAVDTEALIHAVLHLEQMLTTGGGWQDQVSGLMPGIKVGRSRAQLPLKVEVEEIPVPEDFVQKINDHLLLVYTGKTRLARNLLQDVLRNWYARLPAVVQNARRLVRQTEKCAEAFRQGNLPLLGQYLTSYWEQKKLMAPGCEPLAVQRMMDVLAPYVYGQSLAGAGGGGFLYLLTKEPRQKEALEAVLAKAEGLGNYSVHLVEVDAQGLSLQLLGSDNCLCGAGPSGAGTT